CATATCGGCGCCGGTGGAACTGCGGAAAACACCGGAGATCTTCTGCCTGACCTTAGTCATGCGCAGATCCCTTTCCGCCTGATTGTTATCAAAGGCAATGCGGTAATCCTCCATGAAGGCTAATACCTCATGACGGTGCTCACTTAAGCGTCTTAACATGTTTCTGGC
This genomic interval from Bacillota bacterium contains the following:
- a CDS encoding transposase; amino-acid sequence: ARNMLRRLSEHRHEVLAFMEDYRIAFDNNQAERDLRMTKVRQKISGVFRSSTGADMFSRIRGYISTARKNSVSAFSAITGVFHGNPFIPGI